Proteins encoded together in one Nitrospira sp. window:
- a CDS encoding PAS domain S-box protein, translating into MASTQPVPLDRPSSTASLTHAADAAMEANLMLQRVTLLYEGMPAALAAGLGCALALVVVDWQVLPQNWLLAWLTYHMILSTGRYLLARSFRATKPTTSTSQRWHRAFLTGTTLAGLGWGASALILFPESSPTHQVFLAFVLAGVSAGASSTLAARFDAFLSFALPTLTPLILRFFFLNHEHALPMAICTLLFSLLMIYTASRTSNTVLETLRLKYHNAQLVDQLASQLEEGEQTALRLNVHSEHYRFIMEYAQDIIYRTDRSGRLTFINPAVIRLLGYHETEMLGHRALDLVHPSYRRTTEHFYIRQFLRKLPSTYYEFPVVTRRLQTLWVGQNVQLLLRDQEVIGFQAVMRDISARKQTEEALRFSQERYRALYESSPEMLLTVDSKGNLLTVNATAAAELGYDADALIGQPVSLIVHANDQAKMQQHFDDCLARPGDVLRWEFRKIRKDGSHIWVREAARAVRNPDGRFDIVIVCENVTERKGMEDALTHTRQLLESIVEHIPHMVFLKDALELRYVQFNKAGEQLTGLPREALLGKNDFDFFPREQAEFFTARDREALTGGAMLDIPAEPIQTKDHGLRWLHTKKLPLYDHAGVPRYLLGISEDITDQKQRQEIEQLRLGQLATQQTVLHKLAEDPAIHSGHPQQAFPAMTEHAAATFAVERASIWLFDEAQTTLILQDLFEATPKRHLRGATLSTAQYPAYLRALETEPYSLAAHAAQTDPRTCELSASYLAPLGIVAMLDAPIRRHGRVVGVLCLEHIGPPKSWTSEEEAFAASLAAMATLTLEAADRRQAQEALEQHVRERTGELRRMTAHLQTIIEESPLAMIELDQAGHVTTWNAAATSLFGWTKEEVLGQELPYVPSGQERESDELWNSVMSGGAPRGLELRRKRKDGSLIDVNMWGTLLQGPGSQTTGSIGFFIDVTQHKQLEEQLRQAHKMEGIGRLAGGVAHDFNNLLTVINGCATLVLEQVRTEDPLRRSLTEILTAGQRAAALTRQLLAFSRRQVLTFQTFNLNEALASIGSMIERLIGEDITLIRDLTPKPCIIRADRGQIDQVILNLAVNAKDAMPHGGTLTLGTRILLITEDSPVPHPALLPGSYTHLSVRDSGMGMDRATLSHIFEPFFTTKEEGKGTGLGLATVYGIVKQSQGFVFADSNPGEGTTFDIYFPSAEAPQLAAPPPPASRPHCGHETILLVEDQQAVRLLLTHALSDYGYTLLEASSGQEALRLVAAAKTPIHILLTDVVMPQMTGPALAERLRQQWPDLRVLFMSGYAEGSVLPTFLAEPGTGFIQKPFLPTELARKLRELLDPAK; encoded by the coding sequence ATGGCTTCCACGCAACCAGTTCCACTGGACCGTCCCTCCTCGACCGCGTCACTCACACACGCCGCCGATGCGGCCATGGAAGCCAACCTGATGCTGCAGCGAGTCACGCTGCTCTATGAGGGTATGCCGGCGGCCCTCGCAGCCGGACTCGGCTGTGCGCTTGCGCTGGTCGTCGTCGATTGGCAGGTCCTCCCGCAGAACTGGCTGCTGGCGTGGCTGACCTACCATATGATCCTCTCCACCGGGCGATACCTCCTCGCACGATCATTCAGAGCCACCAAACCGACCACCTCTACGAGCCAACGCTGGCACCGCGCATTTCTGACCGGAACGACTCTCGCCGGACTGGGATGGGGTGCGTCGGCGCTGATCCTGTTTCCCGAGTCTTCTCCCACGCATCAGGTGTTTCTGGCGTTCGTACTCGCCGGGGTCTCCGCCGGCGCCTCATCCACTCTGGCCGCGCGCTTCGATGCGTTTCTCTCGTTCGCCCTTCCGACTCTGACGCCGCTCATTCTGCGGTTTTTCTTCCTCAACCATGAGCACGCGCTGCCCATGGCGATCTGCACCCTCTTGTTTTCCCTGCTCATGATCTACACCGCGTCCCGAACCTCGAACACCGTGCTGGAAACCCTTCGGCTGAAATATCACAACGCCCAACTCGTGGATCAACTCGCCTCACAACTGGAGGAAGGGGAACAAACCGCGCTGCGTCTGAACGTCCATTCCGAACACTATCGCTTCATCATGGAGTATGCGCAGGACATCATTTACCGCACCGACCGGAGCGGCCGCTTGACCTTCATCAATCCCGCCGTCATCCGCCTGCTGGGCTATCACGAGACCGAGATGCTCGGCCACCGCGCGCTGGACCTGGTACACCCGAGCTACCGCCGTACCACGGAACATTTCTATATCCGGCAATTCCTCCGGAAACTCCCCAGCACCTACTACGAATTTCCAGTGGTGACCAGACGCCTTCAGACGCTGTGGGTCGGCCAAAACGTGCAGCTCCTGCTGCGCGACCAGGAGGTCATCGGATTTCAAGCGGTGATGCGTGACATCTCCGCACGCAAGCAAACCGAGGAAGCGTTGCGCTTCAGCCAGGAGCGCTATCGGGCGCTGTATGAGAGCAGCCCTGAAATGTTATTGACCGTCGACTCCAAAGGCAACCTCCTCACGGTCAATGCCACTGCCGCCGCCGAATTGGGGTATGACGCCGACGCATTGATCGGTCAGCCCGTCTCCCTCATCGTCCACGCAAACGATCAGGCCAAGATGCAGCAGCATTTTGATGACTGTCTTGCCCGGCCTGGCGACGTGCTCCGTTGGGAGTTCCGGAAAATCCGGAAAGACGGAAGCCACATCTGGGTGAGAGAAGCCGCCCGCGCTGTTCGGAATCCGGACGGCCGATTCGACATCGTCATCGTGTGCGAAAACGTGACTGAACGAAAAGGCATGGAAGACGCCCTAACCCATACACGCCAGCTCCTCGAATCGATCGTCGAACACATCCCTCATATGGTCTTTCTGAAAGACGCGCTGGAGTTGCGATACGTCCAATTCAACAAAGCGGGCGAGCAGCTGACCGGCCTCCCGCGTGAAGCGCTCCTGGGAAAGAACGATTTCGACTTCTTCCCTCGGGAACAGGCGGAATTTTTCACCGCGCGGGATCGCGAAGCGCTGACGGGCGGCGCCATGCTGGACATTCCGGCCGAACCGATCCAGACGAAGGATCACGGGCTGCGTTGGCTCCATACCAAGAAACTCCCTCTGTACGACCACGCCGGCGTGCCACGGTACCTTCTGGGCATCTCGGAAGACATCACGGACCAGAAGCAGCGACAGGAAATCGAACAGCTCCGCTTGGGGCAACTCGCGACGCAACAGACGGTCCTCCACAAACTGGCCGAAGACCCGGCCATTCATAGCGGACACCCGCAACAGGCGTTCCCCGCGATGACTGAACATGCCGCCGCCACCTTCGCCGTCGAACGGGCGAGCATCTGGCTTTTCGACGAGGCCCAAACAACGCTGATCCTTCAAGACCTGTTCGAAGCCACACCGAAACGCCACCTGCGTGGGGCCACCCTGTCCACCGCCCAATACCCGGCATACCTGCGAGCACTGGAAACCGAACCCTATTCCCTGGCCGCCCATGCGGCCCAAACCGACCCACGCACCTGCGAACTCAGCGCTTCCTATCTGGCTCCGCTCGGCATCGTCGCCATGCTGGATGCCCCGATCCGCCGTCACGGGCGCGTGGTCGGAGTCTTGTGCCTCGAGCATATCGGCCCGCCGAAATCCTGGACCAGCGAGGAAGAAGCGTTCGCTGCCTCCCTGGCCGCCATGGCCACCCTCACACTCGAAGCCGCCGACCGACGGCAGGCGCAAGAAGCCCTGGAGCAACATGTCCGTGAGCGCACCGGTGAGTTGCGACGCATGACCGCGCACCTGCAGACCATCATCGAAGAATCCCCGCTGGCAATGATCGAACTGGACCAGGCCGGACACGTCACGACCTGGAATGCCGCCGCCACCTCGCTGTTCGGATGGACCAAAGAGGAAGTCCTTGGACAGGAACTCCCGTACGTGCCGTCCGGACAAGAGCGGGAGTCCGATGAATTGTGGAATTCGGTCATGAGCGGGGGCGCGCCACGCGGCCTGGAGCTGCGCCGCAAACGAAAAGATGGCAGCCTCATCGACGTCAACATGTGGGGGACACTGCTTCAAGGCCCGGGCAGCCAGACAACCGGATCGATCGGATTTTTCATCGACGTGACTCAACACAAACAACTGGAAGAGCAACTCCGGCAAGCCCATAAGATGGAAGGCATCGGACGACTCGCCGGCGGCGTCGCCCACGACTTCAACAATCTTCTGACCGTGATCAACGGATGCGCCACGCTCGTCCTGGAACAGGTGCGGACTGAAGATCCGTTGCGCCGCTCGCTGACTGAAATCCTGACTGCCGGTCAACGGGCGGCGGCACTGACCAGGCAACTCCTCGCCTTCAGCCGAAGACAAGTCCTCACCTTTCAGACCTTCAACTTGAACGAAGCCCTGGCCTCCATCGGTTCGATGATCGAGCGGCTGATCGGGGAAGATATCACCCTCATTCGGGATCTGACACCGAAACCGTGCATCATCCGCGCAGACCGGGGGCAAATCGATCAAGTGATCTTGAATCTGGCGGTCAATGCAAAGGATGCCATGCCGCATGGCGGAACGTTGACGCTGGGGACGCGCATCCTGCTCATCACTGAGGATTCGCCGGTGCCGCATCCCGCCCTGCTTCCTGGAAGCTACACACACCTGTCCGTCCGCGACTCGGGTATGGGCATGGACCGGGCCACCCTGTCGCATATCTTTGAGCCATTCTTCACGACCAAGGAAGAGGGCAAGGGAACTGGCCTGGGACTGGCGACGGTCTATGGGATCGTCAAACAAAGCCAGGGCTTCGTCTTTGCCGACAGCAACCCGGGCGAGGGCACTACGTTCGATATCTACTTTCCCTCAGCCGAGGCCCCTCAGCTGGCCGCCCCGCCACCTCCCGCCTCACGACCACATTGCGGGCATGAAACCATTCTGCTGGTGGAAGACCAACAAGCCGTCAGGCTGTTACTCACCCACGCCCTGTCGGACTATGGGTACACCTTGCTGGAAGCCTCCAGCGGACAGGAAGCGTTGCGGCTCGTCGCCGCAGCGAAGACACCGATCCACATCCTGCTCACCGATGTGGTCATGCCACAGATGACGGGGCCGGCATTGGCCGAACGCCTCCGTCAGCAATGGCCGGATCTGCGGGTGTTGTTCATGTCGGGGTATGCGGAAGGGAGTGTGCTACCGACATTTCTCGCCGAACCGGGCACCGGCTTCATTCAGAAGCCGTTCCTGCCCACGGAACTGGCGAGGAAATTGCGCGAACTGCTCGATCCGGCCAAGTGA
- a CDS encoding RNA polymerase sigma factor: MAARKHSHHGSTDGHDASPAASRPFDQLYRDNVDVMYRFAYRLCGEAEAAKDLVQETFLNAYRAYDRFRGDSQVSTWLYAIASHACQRMRRKRKGEPERELSLTEFIPTSEGEFSLQIPMEGLSPQEALENKELRQILDRAIAKLPRKYRMVLVLRDMEGLSAKEVGSILGLNERAIKSRLHRARLFVRKELSGNGLTAEGHEGITTRH, translated from the coding sequence ATGGCAGCACGGAAGCACAGTCATCACGGCTCTACAGACGGCCATGACGCCTCCCCCGCCGCATCTCGTCCGTTCGACCAACTCTACCGCGACAACGTCGATGTGATGTATCGCTTTGCCTATCGTCTCTGTGGCGAAGCAGAAGCGGCCAAGGACCTGGTCCAAGAGACCTTCCTCAACGCCTACCGCGCCTACGACCGCTTCCGCGGGGACTCGCAGGTCTCGACCTGGCTCTATGCCATTGCCTCCCATGCCTGCCAACGCATGCGGCGCAAGCGAAAGGGGGAACCGGAACGAGAGTTATCCCTCACCGAGTTCATCCCGACGTCCGAGGGCGAATTTTCCCTACAGATCCCCATGGAAGGCCTGAGCCCTCAGGAAGCGCTGGAAAATAAGGAACTGCGGCAGATTCTCGACCGGGCCATCGCCAAGCTGCCGCGCAAATACCGCATGGTCCTGGTCTTGCGCGACATGGAAGGGTTAAGTGCCAAAGAGGTCGGCAGCATTCTCGGACTGAACGAGCGCGCCATCAAGTCCCGGCTACACCGCGCCCGCTTGTTTGTCCGGAAAGAACTCAGCGGAAACGGCCTGACGGCAGAAGGGCACGAGGGCATTACCACCCGGCACTGA
- the der gene encoding ribosome biogenesis GTPase Der, giving the protein MIPSFTMPRPKTARGPVAPLFTLEGGRLPIIALIGRPNVGKSTLFNRILGTRAAIVDDVPGVTRDRNYADTSYRNRHFRLVDTGGLDPTAHEGMLSLIRQQSQLAIAEADILVLVLDARAGLTPPDEEVVHTLRGTDKPVFYVVNKVDTPKADPLVSDFYRLGQEQLYPLSAEHGIGVAELLDDLLPHMVELAGEETASEIPRIAIVGRPNVGKSTLVNSVLGETRVVVSDVPGTTRDPVDSVATFKDRQYVLTDTAGIRRRGRVERGIEGYSVARSLRAIGRSDVAVLLLDAEEGVTEQDTKIAGLVLKQGRACILVVNKWDLKADDVSAREAYKQDLERRFPFLAWAPVLFISALEQDFLRGLFALIDQVYLSFCKRVPTGSLNQFFQGLLEEHPLPVRKGKPAKASKSAFMTQVATRPPAFALFVGHPDNMTPAYLRFLENQIRKEYHFSGTPIRLMIRKK; this is encoded by the coding sequence GTGATACCGTCCTTCACCATGCCACGCCCCAAAACCGCTCGTGGACCCGTTGCGCCGCTGTTCACGCTTGAAGGCGGTCGACTGCCCATTATCGCCCTGATCGGACGGCCCAACGTCGGCAAATCGACGCTGTTCAACCGCATTCTCGGCACCAGAGCCGCGATTGTGGACGACGTGCCGGGCGTGACGCGCGACCGCAACTATGCCGATACCAGCTACCGCAATCGGCACTTCCGGCTGGTCGACACGGGCGGCCTCGATCCGACGGCCCACGAAGGCATGTTGTCCTTAATCCGGCAACAATCCCAACTCGCCATTGCCGAAGCCGATATTCTCGTGCTCGTCCTCGATGCCCGAGCCGGCCTGACCCCGCCGGACGAAGAAGTCGTCCACACCTTGCGCGGAACGGACAAGCCCGTCTTTTATGTGGTCAACAAAGTGGATACCCCGAAGGCCGATCCGCTCGTCTCCGACTTCTACCGCCTGGGCCAGGAACAACTCTATCCCCTGTCCGCCGAACATGGGATCGGCGTCGCCGAATTGCTCGACGACCTCTTGCCTCACATGGTGGAGTTGGCCGGCGAGGAGACTGCGTCGGAGATCCCCCGGATTGCGATCGTGGGACGTCCGAACGTCGGGAAATCCACCCTCGTCAACTCGGTTCTCGGGGAAACACGCGTCGTCGTCAGCGATGTGCCTGGAACTACGCGAGATCCGGTGGACTCGGTCGCGACGTTCAAAGATCGACAGTATGTATTGACCGACACCGCCGGCATCCGTCGTCGAGGCCGCGTGGAGCGCGGCATTGAAGGCTATAGCGTCGCCCGATCCTTGCGTGCCATCGGCCGTTCGGACGTGGCAGTGCTCCTCCTCGACGCCGAAGAAGGCGTGACCGAACAGGACACCAAGATCGCCGGCCTGGTCCTCAAACAAGGACGAGCCTGCATCCTGGTCGTAAACAAGTGGGACCTCAAGGCCGACGACGTGAGTGCCCGTGAAGCCTACAAGCAAGACCTCGAACGACGCTTTCCCTTTCTTGCCTGGGCTCCCGTGCTCTTTATTTCTGCCCTGGAGCAGGATTTCTTGCGCGGCCTGTTTGCCCTGATCGACCAGGTCTACCTGTCATTCTGCAAACGGGTTCCCACCGGCAGCCTGAATCAATTTTTCCAGGGCCTCTTGGAGGAACACCCGTTGCCGGTGCGAAAAGGCAAACCGGCCAAGGCCAGCAAGTCGGCCTTCATGACGCAAGTTGCGACACGTCCCCCGGCATTTGCGCTGTTTGTGGGACACCCGGACAACATGACCCCGGCCTATCTGCGCTTCCTCGAGAACCAAATCCGGAAGGAGTACCATTTTTCCGGGACCCCCATTCGGTTGATGATCCGAAAAAAGTGA
- a CDS encoding HAD hydrolase-like protein, whose amino-acid sequence MDGTLLDRHFDNFFFEEELPRRYAVKHALPFDEARDRLMRMYRSVEGELAWTDLHYWTEQVDIDVVAMHRELDHMIGFLPDAEEFLTSLRRLGKRVTILTNAHRAGVEVKAAKTGLDRRVDRIVDAFEVGWLKMRSEYWPTCRELVGFEPSRALYIDDDEQCLAAAAQFGIGRIYHRSKSSSQASAIPSSRFHSIETFQSILSR is encoded by the coding sequence ATGGACGGCACGTTGCTGGACCGTCATTTCGACAACTTCTTTTTTGAGGAGGAGTTGCCGAGACGGTATGCGGTGAAACATGCGTTGCCCTTCGACGAAGCCCGCGACCGATTGATGCGGATGTATCGTTCCGTGGAGGGTGAGCTGGCCTGGACGGATCTGCACTATTGGACGGAGCAAGTGGATATCGACGTGGTGGCGATGCATCGGGAACTCGACCATATGATCGGGTTTCTTCCCGACGCGGAGGAATTTTTGACGTCGTTGCGGCGATTGGGCAAACGCGTGACGATTCTCACCAATGCGCATCGGGCGGGAGTCGAGGTCAAAGCCGCCAAGACCGGTCTGGATCGGCGGGTCGATCGTATCGTGGACGCCTTTGAGGTGGGGTGGCTCAAGATGCGGTCTGAATACTGGCCGACGTGCCGAGAGTTGGTCGGATTCGAGCCGTCACGCGCGCTCTACATCGATGACGACGAGCAATGTCTCGCGGCGGCGGCGCAGTTTGGTATCGGCCGCATCTATCACCGTTCGAAGTCGAGCTCGCAGGCGTCCGCAATCCCTTCCTCGCGATTTCACTCCATCGAAACGTTTCAGTCGATTTTGTCGCGGTAG
- a CDS encoding class I SAM-dependent methyltransferase has protein sequence MYATYIFPRLMDWVLRGERFQAQRQRLLAAAHGNVVEIGFGTGLNLPHYPRTVTDLYAVDPAPLLPQRVAQRVAQAPFPVRLQHVSAEELPYEPATFDCAVSTFTLCTIPDPLRSLREVRRVLKPDGRFLFLEHGRSDDPITARWQDLLNPLQRRVACGCNLNRQIDRLVVEAGFHLEQLDREILSGVPRIGGELYRGTAIP, from the coding sequence ATGTACGCGACCTACATCTTCCCCCGCCTCATGGATTGGGTGCTTCGGGGCGAGCGCTTCCAAGCCCAGCGACAGCGACTACTCGCCGCAGCCCATGGGAACGTGGTGGAGATCGGCTTCGGCACCGGACTGAACCTGCCGCACTATCCTCGAACTGTCACCGACCTGTATGCCGTCGACCCCGCCCCCCTGCTTCCCCAGCGTGTGGCGCAGCGGGTTGCGCAGGCCCCGTTTCCGGTCCGTCTCCAACATGTGAGTGCCGAGGAACTGCCATATGAGCCCGCCACATTCGACTGCGCGGTCAGTACCTTCACGCTCTGCACGATCCCGGACCCATTGCGCTCGTTGCGCGAGGTTCGACGGGTGCTCAAGCCCGATGGGCGGTTCCTGTTCCTGGAGCATGGCCGAAGCGACGATCCCATCACCGCCCGATGGCAAGATCTCCTCAATCCGTTGCAACGTCGGGTGGCCTGCGGCTGCAACCTCAACCGCCAGATCGATCGGTTAGTGGTCGAAGCAGGTTTTCACCTCGAACAGCTTGACCGTGAGATCCTCTCCGGCGTGCCCAGGATCGGCGGAGAGTTGTATCGTGGCACCGCCATTCCCTAG